A region of Pyxidicoccus parkwaysis DNA encodes the following proteins:
- a CDS encoding potassium transporter Kup, with the protein MSSDPSSHGPGSPTTAGSAAPVSPPSSPGIRAHGTGREPFARLAPLALGALGIVYGDIGTSPLYALRDCFSGEHGIAPTPDNVLGVLSLVFWSLIIVISVKYLGFVMRADNRGEGGILALLALVVQRGGREGSGARRMVLLTLGLFGAALLYGDGIITPAVSVLSAVEGLSVATPLFNPYVLPIALVILLALFLVQSKGTGGIGRVFGPLMVVWFTVIAVLGAHEMVRNLSVLQAVLPTHAVRFFAQNGGHGFLVLGAVFLVVTGGEALYADMGHFGYRPIRLAWFGVVLPALLLNYFGQGALLLRDPSAASNPFFHLAPEWAMYPLVALATAATVIASQALISGVFSITRQAIQLGYWPRLEVVHTSAEEQGQIYLPGVNIALLLGVVAVVLGFRSSGALTAAYGIAVTATMGITTCLAYVVARERWGVRRAIAVPLGMTFLSVDLAFFGANFVKVAHGGWLPLTLGVVLFTLMTTWKRGREMLGQKLRSASISLVDLLESFGENAPHRVPGTAIFMTGNPEIAPSAMLHNLKHNKVLHEQTLLLTITTEDVPHVPSAERVTVESLPLGMRRITARYGFMDDPSIPDILKRCREAGLPFSVMSTSFFLGRETLIISKHPGMARWREAVFLWMSRNSRSATAFFRIPPNRVVELGAQVEL; encoded by the coding sequence ATGTCTTCCGACCCCAGCAGTCACGGGCCGGGCTCGCCAACGACCGCGGGCTCGGCCGCTCCCGTTTCCCCTCCGTCTTCCCCAGGCATCCGTGCGCACGGAACAGGCCGGGAGCCGTTTGCCCGGCTGGCTCCGCTGGCCCTGGGCGCGCTCGGCATCGTCTACGGAGACATCGGCACCAGCCCGCTGTACGCGCTCCGCGACTGCTTCAGCGGTGAGCACGGCATTGCTCCGACGCCGGACAATGTCCTCGGCGTGCTCAGCCTGGTCTTCTGGAGCCTCATCATCGTCATCTCCGTGAAGTACCTCGGCTTCGTCATGCGCGCGGACAACCGCGGCGAGGGCGGCATCCTCGCGTTGCTCGCGCTGGTGGTGCAGCGCGGAGGCCGCGAGGGCAGCGGGGCCCGGCGCATGGTGCTGCTGACGCTCGGCCTCTTCGGCGCCGCGCTGCTCTATGGCGACGGCATCATCACCCCGGCCGTGTCGGTGCTGTCCGCCGTGGAAGGCCTCTCGGTGGCCACGCCGCTCTTCAATCCCTACGTGCTGCCCATCGCCCTGGTCATCCTGCTCGCGCTCTTCCTCGTGCAGAGCAAGGGCACGGGCGGCATCGGCCGCGTGTTCGGTCCGTTGATGGTGGTGTGGTTCACCGTCATCGCGGTGCTGGGCGCTCACGAGATGGTGCGCAACCTCTCCGTGCTCCAGGCCGTGCTGCCCACGCACGCGGTGCGCTTCTTCGCGCAGAACGGAGGGCACGGCTTCCTGGTGCTGGGCGCGGTGTTCCTCGTCGTCACCGGCGGCGAGGCGCTCTACGCGGACATGGGCCACTTCGGCTACCGGCCCATCCGCCTGGCGTGGTTCGGCGTGGTGCTGCCCGCGCTGCTGCTCAACTACTTCGGCCAGGGCGCGCTCCTGCTGAGAGACCCGTCCGCCGCCAGCAACCCCTTCTTCCACCTCGCGCCGGAATGGGCCATGTACCCACTGGTGGCGCTGGCCACGGCCGCCACCGTCATCGCGTCGCAGGCGCTCATCTCCGGCGTCTTCAGCATCACCCGGCAGGCCATCCAGCTCGGCTACTGGCCTCGCCTCGAGGTGGTCCACACCTCCGCCGAGGAGCAGGGGCAGATCTACCTGCCGGGCGTCAACATCGCCCTGCTGCTGGGCGTGGTGGCGGTGGTGCTGGGCTTCCGCTCCTCCGGTGCCCTCACCGCCGCGTACGGCATCGCCGTGACGGCCACCATGGGCATCACCACCTGCCTCGCCTACGTCGTCGCGCGCGAGCGCTGGGGTGTGCGGCGCGCCATCGCGGTGCCGCTGGGGATGACCTTCCTCTCCGTGGACCTGGCCTTCTTCGGCGCCAACTTCGTCAAGGTGGCCCACGGCGGCTGGCTGCCGCTGACGCTGGGCGTGGTCCTCTTCACGCTGATGACCACGTGGAAGCGCGGGCGCGAGATGCTGGGACAGAAGCTGCGCTCCGCCTCCATCAGCCTGGTGGATTTGCTGGAGAGCTTCGGGGAGAACGCGCCCCACCGCGTGCCGGGCACGGCCATCTTCATGACCGGCAACCCCGAGATTGCCCCCAGCGCGATGCTCCACAACCTCAAGCACAACAAGGTGCTCCACGAGCAGACGCTGCTGCTCACCATCACCACCGAGGACGTGCCGCACGTGCCGTCCGCGGAGCGGGTGACGGTGGAGAGCCTGCCGCTGGGCATGCGTCGTATCACCGCGCGGTATGGCTTCATGGATGACCCGTCCATTCCGGACATCCTCAAGCGCTGCCGCGAGGCGGGCCTGCCCTTCAGCGTGATGAGCACCAGCTTCTTCCTCGGCCGCGAAACGCTCATCATCAGCAAGCACCCGGGCATGGCGCGCTGGCGTGAGGCGGTGTTCCTCTGGATGAGCCGCAACTCCCGCTCGGCCACGGCGTTCTTCCGGATTCCTCCCAACCGCGTGGTGGAATTGGGCGCGCAGGTGGAGCTGTAG